One genomic window of Mustela lutreola isolate mMusLut2 chromosome 14, mMusLut2.pri, whole genome shotgun sequence includes the following:
- the MAP1LC3C gene encoding microtubule-associated proteins 1A/1B light chain 3C, translated as MQTPQKTQSLRPFKQRKSLATRQEEVAGIRAKFPNKIPVIVERYPGEKFLPPLDKTKFLVPQELTMTQFLSVVRSRLVLGATEAFYLLVNNKSLVSMSVTMAEVYRDFTDEDGFVYVTYASQEVFGCSGSGRTLPSSPGHVGKQSLNRWRDGAPPVCVSGHPGSRAAHL; from the exons ATGCAGACTCCACAGAAAACCCAAAGCCTCAGACCCTTCAAGCAGAGGAAGAGTTTAG CAACCAGACAAGAGGAAGTTGCTGGAATCCGGGCAAAGTTCCCAAACAAGATCCCG GTGATAGTGGAGCGCTACCCCGGGGAGAAGTTCCTGCCTCCGCTGGACAAGACCAAGTTCCTGGTCCCGCAGGAGCTGACCATGACCCAGTTCCTCAGCGTCGTCCG GAGCCGCCTGGTCCTCGGGGCCACGGAAGCCTTTTATTTGCTGGTGAACAACAAGAGCCTGGTCAGCATGAGTGTGACCATGGCAGAAGTCTACAGGGACTTCACGGACGAGGACGGCTTTGTGTACGTGACCTACGCTTCCCAGGAGGTGTTCGGCTGCTCGGGGTCAGGGCGGACCCTGCCGTCCTCTCCAGGACATGTCGGGAAGCAGTCCTTGAACCGGTGGAGGGATGGAGCGCctcctgtgtgtgtgtcgggCCATCCAGGGAGCCGTGCTGCACATCTGTGA